TCATGGATAAACTGACCGATCTGTATTGTGCGGCGCGTCTGTTGGAGGAGGCGCAGTACGCCAAAAAGGAAACCGGTTCGGAACGGCTTGTCCACATTGCCCGATACTGGATCAATCGCACCTATCGCCCCTATATGTACGACATTCGCGGACAGGAAATCCCCAGCATCGATTTGTTTGATATCGCCGTGCGCTATGCGGAACAGGCCCGTACGGCAAAACAGTGAACCCGGACAACTCCGCCGACCGGATGTGTATCATCTTTGAAGATCGTACATCTTTGCGTACGACACGGCGCGTGTCTCAACTCCGCCACCCAATCAAACTCTGATTGTCGAAGAGAAGCGGAATTGGAGAAAAGAGGCGATCTCATCAGTACAACCTGACCTTCTGGTACGTATACATGAAGTATAAAGAGCGGGCGGGAAAACTCGACTCTTCAGGGTCGGGGTGAAAGCGAGCGTCGGACGCGGGAGGGCTTTGTCCCTCTCGCAAATTCGACGAAATTTGGGTTCGATCGAGTCGAGAAGTTTGAAAACCCTGAAAACCGCTGTGCGAGCAAATACCCGTGAAACAAAGTCGTTCAGGCTTGGACAAAACCATCGCAGCTGGGGTTGCCACGCCGCAGGTCCACGGCATCCCAGGGGAGTTCCTCTGGTCTTTGGCCGTATGAAGAAAGTTGCAAAGGGGATAAGGGGGTGGGAATCCATTGTTCTTCATCATATTTTTCATCCTATTTTCCGGATGCCTGCTGTTCTTCCTTCTAAAGCCGCAAACCGGGATGATTCAGGACGATAAAACCGTTTTGCAGATTCGGACATCCGCTACAAAAACAGGAGAAGAGTAGCATCATCCTCCGTTGTCTTACCGGCCAAGGACAGGCGGTTGAATGGTCTTGAAGATCGTTGTTCCCATGTTGGCAGATGCTCGTTTCTCGTCTGCTAAGAAATACTTTTGAAGTGGGTCCGCCCTTCCTCCACAGCATATGGTTTTCGTTATTTCTGAATGATGGAATACCAGTGCACGTCGCCGATCAACCGGTATATCGTATCAGCGTCACTTCAACGTTCTTCCCGTTTCGCTTTTTCCGCTTCAATTGCGGTGGATAAACTGGGTACCCGGAATAACAAAGCTCTCAGAACGAGAAGGCCCTGGCGGGCCTCTCTTATCATTTTCCGTTCTTCCTCTTTGTGCTACAGTTCTCCATCATCCGGGGGAACATCATCAGGATATCGGTTCGTTTCAACTTAAATATTCGTATTCTTTGCGATAGAATTTGTGTAATATTAATTGATTCAAGCTATTTACCATCGCCGCTTTTTGTTTCTTGAGTATTTTTTCCGGAAAGACAAATATGGAAGGTATATCTGCCGGCAGTGTGCGATTTTCTACCGGTATAGACGTTGTACGTTGTATGATGTGTTGATGTCCCGCCAAATGAAATCCCCAGTTCCCAAATGAGGGGACGGTTACATGGTATCCACGTGTCTTTAAGCCGGCACTTTCTAAGGTCAATCCAATACTCCAAAATACCGTTGGCGCATCTTCGGGCGAAAATGATTGGCAAACCATGATTCCGTCCGGAGCAAGAGATTTTGAGATCAATTGAAAGAACTCTTTGGTATACAATTGACTGAGCGCTTCATTCGACGGGTCCGGAAAGTCTGCAATGATCACATCATAGGGCTGATGCGGTTCTGTTAAAAACTTGCGGGCATCTTGCGTGTGGACGTTGACCCGTTTGTCAAAGAATGACCGTTCATTGAGTGCCACGAGTTCGGGGACCGTACGAGCAGCATGCAATACCAGAGGATCAATATCAACAAGATCAACATGCGAGGCATCGGGGTATTTGAGTACTTCACGCAGAGCCAGTCCATCGCCGCCACCCAAAATCAAAACACGTCGGTGTGAAGGGGTATATAGAAAAGCAGGATGAACGATTGCCTCATGATACAGCCTTTCATCGAGTGAACTAAACTGCAATTGTTGGTTTAAGTACATACGAATATCCTTCGCATCAATGATATGAATATTTTGATATTGACTCATCCCTTGGAACAGTACGGGATGTCTCGCGGCGAGAAGTTCTTTTAGTCCGATGTAATCATACAAATCTCCATGTTCATGCAAAGGCTGAATGGTTGTATGTTTTTCCACATCAGTGCTCTTGCTGTTCCTATTATCATGATCCGGGGGCAGTTTTGGGGAATGTTGCTCATACATCAATGGCACTCTGGCTTTTCTGTCAAAACGTGTGAGATTGTATACGACGCTGTATTTGGAAGAGAGCCCTTTTAAAATGTTCTCAACCTGTGTCACCGGATCATGATCACCGCATGTGAATATATCCAAAGCTGCAAAGTTTTCTTCAGGCCAGGTATGAATGGAAATGTGGGAAGTGGAAAGAAGAAGAATCCCTGTCAACC
Above is a window of Polycladomyces zharkentensis DNA encoding:
- the speD gene encoding adenosylmethionine decarboxylase, which encodes MEDSAHFYFKQEKAGGINMKTIGHHLIIDAFDCDAAILNDVDHIKNLLIDLVQSLGMVMISSHFHQFEPEGLTGILLLSTSHISIHTWPEENFAALDIFTCGDHDPVTQVENILKGLSSKYSVVYNLTRFDRKARVPLMYEQHSPKLPPDHDNRNSKSTDVEKHTTIQPLHEHGDLYDYIGLKELLAARHPVLFQGMSQYQNIHIIDAKDIRMYLNQQLQFSSLDERLYHEAIVHPAFLYTPSHRRVLILGGGDGLALREVLKYPDASHVDLVDIDPLVLHAARTVPELVALNERSFFDKRVNVHTQDARKFLTEPHQPYDVIIADFPDPSNEALSQLYTKEFFQLISKSLAPDGIMVCQSFSPEDAPTVFWSIGLTLESAGLKTRGYHVTVPSFGNWGFHLAGHQHIIQRTTSIPVENRTLPADIPSIFVFPEKILKKQKAAMVNSLNQLILHKFYRKEYEYLS